One Glycine max cultivar Williams 82 chromosome 4, Glycine_max_v4.0, whole genome shotgun sequence DNA segment encodes these proteins:
- the LOC102663910 gene encoding protein MAIN-LIKE 2-like gives MIRARGLGRALGRVIGRALSREVSHDADEGPQRRRPTTSARRQWEVTPIAEDVKHVDHATKEVHEQPQEAPAADVVSDVEGFPDRPHNTSVLMDYVHHVTVIVWNEEERFELKLFSHGRKVEKFGRSAPKIESLVVVTGLSPLIACSLDNGDRGLVSTFAERWHKETSSFHLLVGGVSITLDDMASLLHLTITGTFNSFEVLHVNDVVFLLVELLEVSSEEARAETIQCHGAYVRLSWLRDIYRSKCDVAKWTMAAPTYLLHLLGCTLFANKSATHVHVVFLDAFRDLMQSGSYA, from the exons ATGATTAGAGCTAGAGGTTTGGGTCGGGCTTTAGGTAGGGTTATAGGAAGAGCTTTAAGTAGAGAAGTAAGCCATGATGCTGATGAAGGCCCTCAGCGACGAAGGCCCACAACATCTGCACGTAGGCAATGGGAAGTTACGCCTATTGCTGAGGATGTTAAGCATGTGGATCATGCTACTAAGGAGGTCCATGAACAACCTCAAGAGGCACCTGCTGCTGATGTAGTTAGTGATGTGGAGGGTTTTCCAGACAGGCCTCACAACACATCAGTTTTGATGGACTATGTTCATCATGTGACTGTGATAGTTTGGAATGAAGAg gaacGTTTTGAGTTGAAGTTGTTCTCCCATGGAAGGAAGGTAGAAAAATTTGGCAGGTCAGCTCCTAAGATTGAAAGCTTAGTGGTTGTCACAGGATTAAGTCCTCTGATCGCATGTTCGCTGGACAATGGTGATCGGGGACTTGTGTCTACTTTTGCAGAGAGGTGGCATaaggaaactagtagtttccatTTGCTGGTAGGAGGGGTGAGTATCACCCTGGATGATATGGCATCGTTGCTACATCTGACTATTACAGGCACCTTCAATAGCTTTGAGGTTCTTCATGTGAACGATGTCGTGTTCCTCTTAGTTGAATTGCTTGAAGTGAGTTCTGAAGAGGCAAGAGCAGAGACGATACAATGCCATGGGGCATATGTTCGTCTATCCTGGCTACGAGACATATATCGGAGCAAATGTGACGTGGCAAAGTGGACTATGGCAGCTCCAACATATTTGTTGCATCTACTAGGTTGCACActatttgctaacaagagtgccacACACGTGCATGTGGTGTTCTTGGATGCATTTCGTGACCTAATGCAAAGTGGAAGCTACGCATAA